The following are encoded in a window of Candidatus Nitrosotalea sinensis genomic DNA:
- a CDS encoding zinc-binding dehydrogenase — MKALVYENYAPDDDYKKILKIVEIPNPKPKPNEVVFKVVVAGLNHDDIWGMRGKPIQIPMPHISGTDAAGEVVAVGSDVTTIKVGDRVVSHGNLSCRVCVDCTDGREYDCRHRKVWGFQTGPLWGGYCEYTHLPEVNVVKIPDNVSYEDAAAASMTMTTSWHMLVGRAKIRPGQTVLIMGGGSGMGTFGIQIAKLYGCDVIATASGSKLEECLKLGADFAVDHRKEDWNKQVFAISKDLAKQKHTSPGIDVIFEHIGGSHWNKELALLKYGATLVTTGATTGYDVASDLRHIFFKGTNILGSTQGTRAELEAGIHWMSKGKIKSIVDSIYTFENAVEAHTKMLKGNLFGKILMKPA; from the coding sequence GTGAAAGCTCTAGTCTATGAAAATTATGCACCTGATGATGATTACAAAAAAATTCTAAAAATAGTGGAGATACCTAACCCAAAACCAAAACCAAACGAGGTGGTCTTCAAAGTAGTTGTAGCAGGATTAAACCATGATGACATCTGGGGAATGAGGGGAAAACCAATCCAGATCCCAATGCCACACATCTCAGGCACTGATGCAGCAGGCGAGGTAGTTGCTGTAGGGTCAGATGTCACTACTATCAAAGTTGGAGATAGGGTCGTCTCGCATGGAAACTTGTCATGTCGAGTTTGTGTTGATTGTACTGATGGCAGAGAATATGACTGTAGACATAGAAAGGTTTGGGGATTTCAAACAGGCCCCTTGTGGGGCGGATATTGTGAGTATACTCATCTTCCAGAAGTAAATGTAGTCAAAATCCCTGATAATGTATCATACGAAGATGCAGCAGCTGCATCTATGACCATGACAACTTCATGGCATATGCTTGTTGGCAGGGCAAAGATAAGGCCAGGACAAACAGTATTGATAATGGGAGGGGGTTCAGGTATGGGAACATTTGGAATCCAGATTGCCAAACTTTACGGGTGTGATGTTATTGCAACTGCAAGTGGCAGCAAACTTGAGGAATGTCTCAAACTTGGTGCAGATTTTGCAGTAGACCACCGAAAAGAAGATTGGAACAAACAAGTATTTGCAATATCAAAAGACTTGGCAAAACAAAAGCACACCAGTCCTGGAATTGATGTCATCTTTGAGCACATTGGAGGCTCACACTGGAACAAGGAACTTGCATTGCTCAAATATGGTGCAACTCTTGTCACGACAGGTGCTACAACCGGATATGATGTAGCATCTGATCTTCGACACATATTTTTCAAAGGAACAAATATTCTCGGTTCTACACAAGGAACACGTGCAGAACTAGAGGCTGGAATTCACTGGATGTCAAAAGGGAAAATAAAATCAATTGTAGATTCAATCTACACGTTCGAAAATGCAGTAGAAGCACATACCAAGATGCTAAAAGGCAATCTCTTTGGTAAAATACTGATGAAACCTGCATAA
- a CDS encoding fibronectin type III domain-containing protein has translation MIVLSGTLFFAGQSYAQTANVPDVPTGFTATPVSPTSVFLAWSPPQNNGGASITGYEIDYRMVPNPSDTTLVRLGNVTNYTHTNLVTGKTYLYRVFAINSAGNGSPTPEQSATPTSSSAPPQNIVPNPPQSLGATVYSSTQINLSWSSPVSNGGPPVTGYKIDYQLDSGNFTNLVANSGSSFTAYSHTGLQTGHTYTYRVFAINSIGISNSSNTASATPVVVNTVPGSPTLSANPASATSVSLSWVAPSNNGGMPITGYKIEYSNGTSNFIVLVANTGTSNTSYTHSGLVTGTSYTYRVSAINSLGVGSPSNSVTVTPQDTMTPIITTAIAISPTSAKISWIAPSQTYGQIISGYTIDQVINGNMLPIDDSIQGSTTSYTISGLTTDKTYSFVVSAQLSGGSQTNPSPPATITPTSTSTPPDSSQTPTQTPSQNQTLPDPPTRLNATMITSSSVQVTWIAPSNNGKLPVTGYKVESMTGQSGAWVTDTTNTGVQTSFVKSGLQPGVSYYFRVSSISNAGISQPSSQVPVTVPSQNTNQNSSPPPFIPQQSQGFVSVINTTSTISYKIIGGQILTAGINQDTFSLNVNIRASSPGVLSIQLPRDMIDSKKPDGTDETYIVADDQNLAKFNETKTSAYRTLNISFPANTNKISIYGTSAVPEFPTALVVLLIAIVSAIVFSNRIIRY, from the coding sequence ATGATTGTTCTATCTGGAACTTTGTTTTTTGCAGGTCAATCATATGCCCAGACAGCCAATGTCCCAGATGTACCGACGGGGTTTACTGCAACACCAGTATCGCCAACAAGCGTTTTTCTTGCATGGAGTCCACCGCAAAATAACGGTGGTGCATCAATTACAGGATATGAAATTGATTATAGAATGGTTCCAAATCCGTCAGATACTACACTTGTCAGATTAGGAAATGTTACAAATTATACCCATACCAACTTGGTGACCGGAAAAACGTATCTTTATCGAGTCTTTGCAATAAATTCAGCAGGTAATGGAAGTCCTACGCCAGAACAGAGCGCCACGCCTACAAGCAGTTCAGCACCACCTCAAAATATTGTACCAAATCCACCGCAAAGTCTTGGTGCTACAGTCTATTCTTCAACCCAGATAAATCTCTCATGGAGTTCGCCTGTATCAAACGGTGGGCCTCCAGTTACAGGTTACAAGATTGATTACCAATTAGATTCTGGAAACTTTACAAATCTTGTTGCAAATTCAGGTAGTTCATTTACAGCGTACTCTCATACAGGCTTGCAGACAGGTCACACATACACATACAGGGTCTTTGCCATAAACTCGATAGGAATCAGCAATTCATCAAATACTGCATCAGCAACACCTGTTGTGGTAAATACAGTTCCAGGGTCTCCAACACTTAGTGCAAATCCTGCTTCTGCTACAAGTGTAAGCTTGTCATGGGTTGCACCATCAAATAATGGCGGAATGCCAATCACGGGTTACAAGATAGAATACTCCAACGGAACATCAAACTTTATCGTACTTGTAGCAAACACTGGAACATCAAATACATCCTACACACATAGTGGACTTGTTACAGGTACAAGTTACACATACCGTGTCAGTGCAATAAACTCACTAGGAGTAGGTAGTCCATCAAACAGTGTAACTGTAACGCCGCAAGATACCATGACGCCGATAATAACAACGGCAATCGCAATATCACCTACTAGTGCAAAGATATCATGGATTGCACCATCACAGACATATGGTCAGATAATCAGCGGATATACAATTGATCAAGTGATAAATGGAAATATGCTTCCAATTGATGATTCAATTCAAGGAAGCACCACTAGTTATACAATATCAGGTCTTACAACAGACAAGACATACAGTTTTGTGGTATCAGCCCAGCTGTCAGGAGGGTCTCAGACAAATCCTTCTCCACCTGCAACTATCACTCCTACAAGTACATCAACACCTCCAGATTCCAGTCAAACCCCAACACAGACACCATCACAAAATCAGACACTGCCAGACCCACCCACCAGACTTAATGCCACAATGATCACATCAAGCAGCGTCCAAGTAACATGGATAGCACCATCAAACAATGGAAAACTTCCTGTGACAGGATACAAGGTAGAATCAATGACAGGACAATCAGGTGCATGGGTCACAGATACAACAAATACTGGAGTCCAGACATCATTTGTCAAATCAGGGCTACAGCCAGGAGTATCATATTATTTCAGAGTATCGTCAATAAGTAACGCAGGAATCAGCCAGCCTTCATCTCAAGTACCAGTTACAGTACCATCACAAAATACCAATCAAAACTCTTCACCGCCTCCGTTCATACCACAACAATCTCAAGGGTTTGTATCTGTGATAAATACGACATCTACAATCAGTTACAAGATAATTGGAGGTCAGATACTAACAGCTGGCATAAACCAGGACACATTCTCCCTTAATGTGAATATAAGAGCAAGCAGTCCAGGTGTTTTGTCAATTCAGCTTCCAAGAGACATGATAGATTCTAAAAAACCAGACGGTACAGATGAGACATATATCGTAGCAGACGACCAGAATCTTGCCAAGTTCAATGAAACAAAGACATCAGCATACAGGACATTAAACATTTCATTTCCTGCAAATACCAACAAGATATCAATTTACGGGACAAGTGCCGTACCTGAATTTCCCACAGCACTAGTTGTTTTGTTGATCGCTATCGTATCAGCAATTGTCTTTTCTAACAGAATAATCAGGTACTAG
- a CDS encoding NAD(P)/FAD-dependent oxidoreductase: protein MIRKFSSHSRPKTKILILGGGFAGSNILREMQKQQRDDVEITLVSQDNFFLFTPMLPEVSSGMLHASDITTPIRSFCKTANFCHAKITSIDLQNKNVSLVRIFDQKESTLEYDYLVLALGSKDNFFGNVNIENFAFTIKTLEDAIAIRNHIISVLECADQEKDQILQEKLLRFVIVGGGFAGVEIATEIHHFLLDATKNYYKNIDPKNVKTIIISARDGILPEVGDELGKFALEYVRKSGIEVYVNTKAIDAGEDHVLLSDNTIIPCATLVWAGGVTVDPLIASLKCEHGQSGRLVVDSYLRLKDNTHVFALGDCAHLVDAKNNLVYPTTAQIAIRQAKLVSDNLFAEITGNANLVKPFEYHNKGVMATIGKRTGVALLNGRQVHGFPAWFLWRTFYWLHLPTREKKLKVGFDWILGTIFRADIMTVGFIKKKTLSRLETPIYSAIERTIDESQNVSYL from the coding sequence ATGATAAGAAAATTCAGCTCACATAGTCGTCCTAAAACAAAGATACTCATACTTGGAGGAGGCTTTGCGGGAAGTAATATCCTACGTGAGATGCAAAAACAACAGCGTGACGATGTTGAAATAACTCTGGTAAGTCAAGACAACTTTTTCCTTTTTACTCCTATGCTTCCTGAGGTCTCATCAGGAATGCTTCACGCCAGTGATATTACTACACCAATCAGATCTTTTTGTAAGACTGCTAATTTTTGTCATGCGAAAATCACATCAATTGATTTACAAAACAAGAATGTATCTCTGGTTAGGATATTTGACCAAAAGGAAAGCACATTAGAATATGACTATCTAGTATTAGCACTTGGAAGCAAAGATAATTTCTTTGGAAATGTCAACATTGAAAATTTTGCATTTACAATCAAGACTTTGGAAGATGCAATAGCTATTAGAAATCATATCATCAGCGTACTAGAGTGTGCAGACCAGGAAAAAGATCAAATCTTACAAGAAAAACTATTGAGATTTGTCATAGTTGGTGGAGGTTTTGCAGGTGTAGAAATTGCAACAGAAATACATCACTTTCTACTTGATGCAACAAAAAATTATTACAAAAACATTGATCCAAAAAATGTTAAAACAATAATCATCTCTGCAAGAGATGGAATTTTACCTGAGGTTGGAGACGAGCTTGGAAAATTTGCCTTGGAATATGTAAGAAAATCGGGAATTGAAGTGTATGTAAACACAAAAGCCATTGATGCAGGTGAGGACCATGTTCTATTAAGTGATAATACTATAATTCCGTGCGCAACACTTGTCTGGGCTGGTGGAGTTACAGTTGACCCCCTAATTGCATCTCTTAAATGCGAACACGGTCAGTCTGGCAGACTTGTTGTAGATTCGTACCTCCGGCTAAAAGATAATACTCATGTCTTTGCGTTGGGGGATTGTGCACATTTGGTTGACGCTAAAAACAACCTGGTCTATCCTACAACTGCACAAATAGCAATAAGACAAGCAAAACTAGTCTCTGACAATTTGTTTGCAGAGATTACAGGAAATGCTAATCTGGTAAAACCCTTTGAATATCATAACAAAGGTGTGATGGCAACCATTGGAAAAAGAACTGGTGTTGCATTACTAAACGGACGACAGGTGCATGGATTTCCCGCATGGTTTCTATGGAGAACCTTTTATTGGTTGCATCTTCCCACTCGAGAAAAGAAACTCAAAGTAGGATTTGACTGGATACTTGGAACAATCTTTAGAGCTGATATCATGACTGTAGGATTCATCAAGAAAAAGACGCTCTCAAGACTTGAGACTCCTATCTATTCTGCAATAGAAAGAACAATAGACGAGTCACAAAATGTTTCATACTTGTAA
- a CDS encoding NADPH-dependent FMN reductase, which produces MAFRVLGVGSSLRSNASSTIAVSVSLNIAKKYGAETRLLDLKQNKLPLYDPTENQSLPEILKAKDDVAWSDALILSTPDYHGSMSGAMKNFLDYFWAEFAGKTFGYVCSSHEKGLTAMDQMRTAVRQCYGWSMPYGVSVSDSDDFIDGKMTPKLESRLEMLARDLVTYGQVLRKQFLNDMGSTENTFASRYKKS; this is translated from the coding sequence ATGGCATTTCGAGTTTTAGGTGTAGGATCTAGTCTGCGTAGCAATGCCTCAAGTACTATTGCTGTATCAGTTTCACTTAATATTGCAAAAAAATATGGTGCTGAGACTCGTCTACTTGACCTCAAACAAAACAAATTGCCACTGTATGATCCCACTGAGAACCAATCTCTTCCTGAAATACTAAAGGCCAAAGATGATGTAGCCTGGTCAGATGCATTGATACTATCAACTCCTGATTATCACGGCTCAATGTCTGGTGCAATGAAGAACTTTCTTGATTATTTTTGGGCCGAATTTGCAGGAAAAACTTTTGGATATGTCTGCTCATCTCATGAAAAGGGCCTCACTGCAATGGATCAAATGCGAACCGCAGTAAGGCAATGTTATGGCTGGAGCATGCCATACGGGGTATCTGTAAGTGACAGTGATGATTTTATCGATGGAAAAATGACTCCAAAACTTGAATCACGCCTTGAGATGTTGGCACGAGATCTGGTTACATATGGACAAGTATTGAGAAAACAATTTCTAAATGACATGGGAAGCACAGAAAATACATTTGCATCAAGATATAAAAAATCATAA
- a CDS encoding NAD(P)-dependent malic enzyme — protein sequence MTSTQEIGKKSIEFHKKLRGTILLGRKMHKLSTKEIQLIYTPGVAAVSKEVYDHPEKKFTLTSKRNNVAIVTDGTRILGLGNIGPYAAMPVMEGKAILYKQYAGITAFPICLGTTDKDKIIDAIVAIEPSFGAINLEDIESPKVLDISKELGKKIPIPVFHDDRHGTSVVALAALLNASRVVKKSLATSKIIIAGAGSAGIGIAELLRFAGCKNMIVTDSSGAIYKGRRENMTRYKKEIAASTNQKRTRGSLEEVMVDADVFIGVSGIRNLATGEIISKMASNSIVFALTNPEPEINPVIAKKAGAKIVATGSYQFHNRVNNALVFPYLMRAILDHQISKIDVKILYAAAVAVANTIPRDKLHVNNIIPDVGNNRLQHNITHALKKFYKK from the coding sequence GTGACATCAACGCAGGAGATTGGTAAAAAATCAATAGAATTTCACAAGAAATTAAGAGGCACGATATTACTTGGGCGAAAAATGCACAAACTCAGTACAAAAGAAATTCAGCTTATCTACACCCCAGGAGTTGCGGCAGTCTCAAAAGAAGTATATGATCATCCAGAGAAAAAATTTACACTTACATCTAAGAGAAACAATGTTGCAATAGTAACAGATGGTACAAGAATTTTAGGACTAGGAAACATCGGTCCATACGCTGCAATGCCTGTGATGGAGGGAAAGGCAATATTGTACAAACAATATGCAGGGATTACTGCGTTTCCAATATGTCTTGGTACTACAGATAAAGACAAGATAATTGATGCAATAGTGGCAATTGAGCCATCATTTGGAGCAATCAATCTAGAAGACATTGAATCGCCCAAGGTTTTAGATATCTCAAAAGAATTAGGAAAAAAAATACCAATTCCTGTTTTTCATGATGACAGACATGGTACATCAGTAGTGGCTCTTGCAGCACTTCTTAATGCGTCAAGAGTTGTAAAAAAATCTCTGGCAACATCAAAGATAATCATAGCAGGTGCAGGATCTGCAGGGATTGGTATTGCAGAATTGTTACGATTTGCAGGATGTAAAAATATGATTGTGACAGATTCATCAGGTGCAATTTACAAAGGAAGAAGAGAGAACATGACTAGATACAAAAAAGAGATTGCTGCAAGTACCAATCAAAAAAGAACACGAGGTTCCCTTGAGGAAGTCATGGTTGATGCAGACGTATTCATCGGGGTTTCAGGAATACGAAATTTGGCAACAGGTGAGATTATATCAAAAATGGCAAGTAACTCAATAGTTTTTGCCCTTACCAATCCAGAGCCTGAGATAAATCCAGTAATTGCAAAAAAAGCAGGGGCAAAAATTGTTGCAACTGGAAGTTACCAGTTTCACAATAGAGTGAACAATGCTTTGGTCTTTCCCTACTTGATGAGAGCAATACTAGATCATCAAATATCAAAGATAGATGTGAAGATACTCTATGCGGCAGCAGTTGCAGTTGCAAACACAATTCCAAGAGATAAACTACATGTAAACAACATCATACCAGACGTAGGAAACAACAGACTACAGCACAACATAACTCACGCATTGAAGAAATTCTACAAGAAATAA
- a CDS encoding TRAM domain-containing protein — protein sequence MSYNERGSYGGRSGGYGGGRRFGGGGRSFDNSPKPVETGKEYDVSITEISRKGDGIARVEGFVIFVKDGKAGQNAKVRITQVGQRFASAEIVESQ from the coding sequence ATGAGTTACAACGAACGAGGTTCATACGGTGGACGATCAGGAGGATACGGCGGCGGTCGAAGATTTGGCGGTGGCGGTAGAAGTTTTGATAACAGTCCAAAACCAGTAGAAACCGGTAAAGAATACGACGTTTCTATCACTGAAATCAGTAGAAAAGGCGACGGTATTGCAAGAGTAGAAGGCTTTGTGATATTTGTTAAAGATGGCAAGGCTGGCCAGAACGCTAAGGTAAGAATTACCCAAGTAGGCCAGAGATTTGCTTCTGCTGAAATAGTAGAAAGTCAATAA
- a CDS encoding HD domain-containing protein, producing the protein MSRLQSAENFAKERHLGRTINDISHYVHLSAVVARLKNLGITDQDTISATWLHDIMEYTTTSFDEIDQRFGSKVAVLVLSISKDKSLTKSKQEEQYVKQLKDAPIEAKIIKLCDISANLKDLKASSFSKSRKIKEMKKSLFYLNVIKSDLARNIVQIPGITGLVNGINDTIVPYGLRPVMIQ; encoded by the coding sequence TTGTCAAGGCTCCAATCTGCAGAAAACTTTGCAAAAGAAAGACATCTTGGGAGGACGATAAACGACATATCGCATTATGTACACCTAAGTGCAGTAGTTGCTAGATTGAAGAATTTGGGGATAACAGATCAGGATACAATATCTGCTACGTGGTTGCATGACATCATGGAATACACCACAACAAGTTTTGATGAGATAGACCAGCGATTTGGCTCAAAGGTTGCAGTGTTGGTGCTGTCAATATCAAAAGACAAGAGTCTTACAAAATCAAAGCAAGAAGAGCAATACGTAAAGCAACTAAAAGATGCACCAATTGAGGCAAAAATAATAAAATTGTGTGATATTTCGGCAAATCTCAAGGATCTCAAGGCCTCCTCGTTTTCAAAGAGTCGTAAGATAAAAGAGATGAAAAAAAGTCTGTTTTATCTAAATGTGATAAAATCAGACCTTGCAAGAAACATAGTACAGATTCCTGGAATCACAGGTCTTGTAAATGGAATAAATGATACCATAGTTCCATATGGGCTACGACCTGTTATGATACAATGA
- a CDS encoding CxxC-x17-CxxC domain-containing protein, translating into MSTEDRQTFPATCSDCKKETQVPFKPAEGRPVYCRECLPKHRPARRF; encoded by the coding sequence ATGTCAACAGAAGACAGACAAACGTTTCCTGCTACATGCTCAGACTGCAAGAAGGAAACACAAGTTCCTTTCAAACCAGCAGAAGGAAGACCAGTATATTGCAGAGAATGTTTACCAAAACATCGTCCAGCACGAAGATTTTAG
- a CDS encoding tetratricopeptide repeat protein: MGKTNQKDNVESIHKKALGFQKNGEQDKALVQLDMALDIEPDNPELLYDKAVSLQMLLRFDDAIEYYDKSLKKNKKNFGALVNKGLCLSNPETNRHQEALECFEMALEITPEDLGALSLRGYSLDSLGRYKEAIECFDKILLVQPKEVNILINKGLALSHLGKYDEATAYFDSVLDIEPDNFFAIQLKQEAQKSMKRDFLQ; the protein is encoded by the coding sequence TTGGGAAAAACCAATCAAAAAGACAATGTGGAATCAATACATAAAAAGGCTCTAGGATTTCAGAAAAATGGCGAACAGGACAAGGCGCTTGTCCAATTAGACATGGCACTGGACATAGAGCCGGACAATCCAGAGTTACTTTATGACAAGGCAGTATCATTACAGATGCTTTTGAGATTTGATGATGCAATAGAGTACTATGATAAATCACTTAAAAAAAACAAGAAAAACTTTGGTGCGCTTGTCAACAAGGGATTGTGCTTGTCAAACCCAGAGACAAACAGACATCAAGAAGCACTAGAGTGCTTTGAGATGGCACTTGAGATAACGCCAGAGGATCTGGGGGCTCTCTCACTTAGAGGATATTCACTTGACAGTCTTGGGAGGTACAAGGAGGCAATAGAGTGCTTTGATAAAATTTTACTAGTGCAACCAAAAGAAGTGAATATTTTGATAAACAAGGGCCTTGCATTATCACACCTTGGAAAATACGATGAGGCAACGGCTTATTTTGATTCTGTATTGGATATAGAACCTGATAATTTCTTTGCAATTCAGTTAAAACAAGAAGCTCAGAAAAGCATGAAACGAGATTTTTTGCAATGA
- a CDS encoding PKD domain-containing protein, translated as MNNSKVIFAVLAVIVFSVGMTSMSAYGATQQKTSEATVYEQTQVTLSGEDSTDPHFQAISYQWQQLGGEPVTLSSTSDVDISFTTPAVAPGQVKDLKFSLIVTNPQGLTSITAFTLHVIHNNHPPVVTTDHELTVMEGAPMTLMATATDPDGDNMTYAWTQNSGTKVTLSNPTDLTTTLVAPAVGPSGNATLQFTITAKDPYGGVGSDSVLVHVISASVYKLASLSCGPIIRSHEGGSATLVEMIDNPSNAPLTYEWAQTSGAPIGISSSTDASPTVTLPSGSGGSVYAFQLTIKQDGSIVGNCEQYVYAAYPEPGGAPTADAGPDTTVNATSTVTLDGTKSTGAFIQFSWRQIAGEPVQLVDANTAKPSFVAPDVALGQTKDLVFENTVSNAFGKDAAIVHITVVNPSSPPHAVITIK; from the coding sequence TTGAATAATTCCAAAGTAATATTCGCAGTCTTGGCAGTTATAGTTTTCTCAGTTGGCATGACATCAATGTCAGCATACGGTGCCACTCAACAAAAAACAAGTGAGGCAACCGTTTATGAACAAACCCAAGTCACCCTGTCAGGTGAGGATTCAACTGATCCACACTTCCAAGCAATCTCATACCAATGGCAACAACTAGGTGGAGAACCAGTGACTTTGTCATCTACAAGCGATGTAGATATCTCCTTTACAACACCAGCAGTTGCACCAGGCCAAGTAAAAGATCTCAAGTTTTCATTAATTGTAACAAACCCACAGGGACTTACAAGCATTACAGCATTTACACTTCATGTTATACACAATAATCATCCTCCAGTAGTAACAACTGATCATGAATTGACTGTCATGGAAGGTGCTCCAATGACTTTGATGGCAACAGCAACTGACCCAGACGGTGACAACATGACTTATGCATGGACACAAAATTCTGGTACCAAAGTCACATTATCTAATCCGACTGACCTTACTACAACACTTGTAGCACCTGCAGTAGGTCCAAGTGGAAATGCAACTTTACAATTCACAATTACAGCCAAGGATCCATATGGTGGAGTTGGCTCTGACTCTGTTCTAGTACATGTAATTAGCGCATCTGTATACAAACTTGCATCACTTAGCTGTGGTCCTATCATAAGATCACACGAAGGTGGTTCTGCAACACTTGTTGAAATGATTGACAATCCATCTAATGCTCCATTGACTTATGAATGGGCACAAACATCTGGAGCACCAATCGGAATCTCATCATCTACTGATGCTTCACCAACAGTAACTCTTCCATCAGGTTCTGGTGGCAGTGTTTACGCATTCCAGTTAACAATTAAACAAGACGGTTCAATCGTAGGAAACTGTGAACAGTATGTCTACGCTGCATATCCTGAACCAGGCGGTGCTCCAACAGCAGATGCCGGTCCAGACACAACTGTCAACGCAACATCTACTGTCACTCTCGACGGTACAAAGAGTACTGGCGCATTCATCCAGTTCTCATGGAGACAAATCGCAGGTGAACCAGTACAATTGGTTGATGCTAACACAGCAAAGCCAAGCTTTGTAGCACCAGATGTAGCACTTGGCCAAACCAAAGACCTAGTCTTTGAGAACACTGTAAGCAACGCCTTTGGAAAGGATGCTGCTATAGTGCACATTACAGTGGTCAACCCATCATCACCACCACACGCTGTAATCACAATCAAGTAG